TGCACCGGAGCGCTGAGCTTTCCCAGCCATTGTCGCCAATTCCCCGTGTATTGCGTGTCACATCCCGCGATGACGGGAATGCCTGCGGAACGCAGCTTTCGACACGCTCTCATATAGCCCTTGTCCACCCAGCCGCAGGTCAAAACGGCATCGGGCGAAAACGCCCTCACCCTCTCGATGAGCACCTCATCCGCGGATTCCCTCCGGTCGAATACCTCACCCAGCGGCCGCAGGTTGTGGAAATCGAAGGGCGCATCAGGGTGCGGAGGCCAAGCATGAACCAGCAGCTCCGCCGCGTGCCGTGTATGGAAACGCTGGAGGCAGGCGATGAAATAGGAGGCGAGCTCCGTGTGCAGGACGGCCAGACGCATCTTTGATCACTTCGTTTCCGGATTCAACTGACGATACCCCCACGCCAAGGCGATCCATGCCAGCACGCCATAACTCATGAGCACCAGATCAATCCCCGAGCGCATCCCGGCGAAAAGAGCCAGCAAGCCCGCGCCGAAGGTGATGAGCGCTCCCGGAGCAGGTCCCGCTCGCATCACTTGCGCCAGCGTGTTGGCTAGGTAACCGAGAAAAAGTCCGCCCCCGATGCATCCCAGAAACCCGAAGGCCATATAGAGCTCTCCAACCAACGAGACGGATAGCGAAACCCCCTGCATGCCTTGGGAAGAGGGCAAGTCAAACCCCGGGTCCAGCGGCTTTCCCGGCCACAGCACTCGAGGCACTGGCCTCGCCGCCACCCACACCAGCCATTTCATCCCGGTATAGGGGTGCTGTTCCGGAATAATATGAATAATTTGCGCCAACCGCAGAAAATTGTCATCCACATGCAAGTGCTTCACATGACTTTCCACTCGTGTTTCCTCGGAAAAAGCCGCCGCGATGCCCACCCCTCGATAGTTCAGCATCAGTTGCAGAAAGGCCAGCAAGCCCGCGCAAGTGGCCCCCATCAGCGCGAGATCCTTTAGGCGCGGCCTCTCCGAACTCAGAAACCATACAACCAGACCGCTACCCGCCATCACCCCGATAATCCTCCGCCCCCCTCCAGTTGAAAATAAGGCCAGCAAAATAAATGAGAAAAGCATCATAACGAGTGTCCGCCAATTCAACCATCCCACTCTCCGCGCCAGAAACGCGGTAATCGGTGGCACGATATAACCGAAATAACCGATGTGATCCAGAAAGGCATCCCACCCCCCTAACGCCCCGCGCGACCAAGGCGCAGCCCAGCGAATTTTCCCGAAGGCCCCCAGCATCGCGCCGAAATCATAACCCGAAGGAATCGCAAAACGCTGAAATGCCAAAAAGAAAGCCGCTACCCCGATGCCGAACAGGGTACGCGGCCCGAGGGAAATCGTTGCCGCCTCCCGCACGACTCGTGGCAGCCGCCAGGGCCGGCCAAAAGCCGCCAACCATACGCAGGCACTGAACGACCCAATCGCCAGATAACTCAACCGCACCTCTTTTACCCCGACCGAATCCATGCCATAGGCACCCTGAATAGGATCCAGCAACAGCCAATACACTGGCGCAGCAGTCACTAGCGACACCGGATGCAACAACGATACCGGCGAGGAAAACAGCACCCGCAGGGGTACCAGGATCAACCCCAGTGCCAGCGCCAAAGAGGGCGTTCTCAGCACGCCCGCCTCCCGGACATCGTCCGGCGTAAGCATGATCGCCAGCAGTGTCCCCAGCACGGCCCCGGCGAGGCCCAAACCGGGATGCAGCTCCCATGCCCACGGTTTCCGCACCGCAGTCTCCCGGGCAGGCCCGGGATGCCGCAGGCGCTGGCTCCGTCGCTCCATCCGGAGCGCATCAATATTCGATGGCAGGTCTCTCATTAAAAATCCTTCAAACGTTTTGTCAGACGCTCCAGCCCGTATTCTGACAAATCATCTGCTTTGCACGACCATGCTGCCAGTCGGGCGGGGTCCTCCAAGCACATCCTGATCGCCTCTTCGATGGCTCGCCCGCTCACCTCCGGCAGCAACAGCCCATTCTGCCCTGATGCCACCACCCGGCCGCAATGCAAAGACGCAATCACTGGCAACTTCCACGCCTGCGCTTCCAACTGGGTCAGCCCGAAACCATCGCTATGTGTCGGAAACAGAAACACATCCGCCTCCCGGTAAAACTCCACTGTTTGCCCCCTTGGCACCGCACCGCGCCAACGCACGTTGCGCAGTCCCTTGAGCACTTCCGGCACCGGCAGTAAAACCGGTCCTACCATCCAAAATTCAACTGGCAGACCTTCCAAACGCCTCGCCGCCTCCAGCAGTTCCAGCACCCCTTTCCGGACGGTTACCTGTCCCAGAAACAGCACCCGCAGTGGTCTCCATGCAGTGAATTTTTGCGGATAAGCTCGCACGAAATCGCGGCTTCCTTCCGGGGAACGGTAGGCCAGCGGAACGACTGTCATCTTTTCCTTCGGCACGCCCTCCCCGGCCAGCAGCTTTCGCGACCACTCCGAATTCACCACAATCATGTCCGCCAGCTCCCACTCCTCCTGCCATTGCTCCCAATAGGACACTGGCGCCGATGATGGTGCGGAACTCGATTCGGAATATTTCCGACAAATTTCCTTCATATGCAGCGCTTCGCCGAGACCGCCATCAATCTGCCCCAAAATTGTCCGCCACCCACGCTTCTTCGCCCAGCGAAAAGGCTCACGCGCCGTATAGCTGAAGGAAAACAGCGTCGGCCTTTCGTCCACGGCTTCGGCTTCCGGCAGCTCTTTTTCCAGCCAGCCCAGCGCCTGCCGCTGGAACCAGTCGTTGCGCGCCAGAATCTCCTCCCAGCCGCCATGCCCGCGCGCCTTCAACCGCATTTCAAAACCCACCGCACGGCCGGTGCATGACCGCACGCGCTCAGCCGGGATTTCAGAGTGATGCCGCTCCCGCAAAGATCGCCGCAAGTTTCCCCACAGACTTCCCGGCGGCACCCATGCCTCCGTCAGCAGCCTCCGCAAACGTCCCTCGCTCTCCAGCGCCCGCGGGATCGCATAATGCTCCCGCGCGCCGAGCTGGCAGGCGATCCAGTTCCGTTTTCCCGTCATAGCCTTCTTGATTTCATCCCCATTGCCGCTGCACCCAAGCCCGCACCGATTCCGTTCTCTTCTCGAAACACCACCACCATCCCACGGACACCGCCACGGTGCCCGCCAAAAACGCGGTATAGATCCCCAAGCCCATCCCATCGGGCAGCCATTGCCTGCCCTGCAAACCCGCCGTTACCGCCAGAAACAGCAGCGGAAAATGCACCACATACAGGGTATAGGAAATCTCCGCCAGCCCCTTGGCCATGCGGCGCAGCCACTCCGGCGCGCTCCAGCGTCCGCTCAAAGCCGGCAGCCACAGCGCGAAAACCCCGCCGACCACCCAGTCGTTGATCTCCTGTGGCCTCCACTTGCTGCCCGCCAAGACAAGCGCGAAGATGCCGGCCCCCAGCAGCCGCCAAATGAACCGCCCCCTGCAACCTGCGTCAAAGCACCCATTCCCCGCCGCCGTGCCGAAAAGCCAGATGCCCATCTTCGCCGCCAATCCTCCCGGCAGCCACCAGAGCAGGAAACCGCAAAGCCCTGCCGCCGCCATCGCCCGCATCGGTCGTTTCCATGCCACCGCCCAGCAAAGCAAAGGAAACAACACGTAATACCAGAACTCGTTGGCCAGACTCCACAACGGACTGTTGGTTCCGAAAACCGGCACTGCCACCGTTTGCAAAAACACCACATTGCCAACGCCGTCACGGGTGAAAGCGAGATACCATCCGCCTCCGGACCGGAATGAAACAGCGGTCGCAACCCGCCCGCATAGGCCTCGGGGGCCAGCCTATTTCCGATCACATCGCACCCCAGTGTCAGCGCCAAAGCCGGGACCAGCACCACCCACAACCGGATCAGCCTCGCCACCCCATAGCGTTTCCAGGAAAAACGCCCCTCCCGCGTCAGCCTGACCACGCCCCCGCCCACGAAATACCCCGACAACACGAAAAACACCATCACCGCCTGATGCCCCAGCCCCGTGGTCAGATAAAACGTCTTCGTCAGCAGTCCCGGAGACGACACCTCCGCCAAATCCACCAACATGAACGCCCGCAGATGCCCCGCCATCACCGCCAGTGCGCTCAAGCCGCGCACCAGATCCAGCAATTCCTCACGATCTCCTTGAGCGTTTATATCAACTTCGGCCATTTCCGTATCAGTTACAAAAGCGGCCATACAACAAGCCCTTCGCGGTACCCCATACGCCAAGCCTGCCGCAATTCCCGGAACCGCCGATAAGTTTCAGCCCGAACTGCCTTCCGCTCCAGCGTTGGAATCATTTTCCACGCTTCCCATAAAGCCCGGGCGCGAATCCGTAACCGCGCCGGTTCCCAAGACCACATCAGACACTTGCCCGTAGTCACTATCAAATGAATCGGAAGATAAGGCCACGGCACATTCTGCCACGCAAACAAGACCGCGTTCCTCGCTCCGTAGTAATCCATTCTCGAAAAATCCCGTTTCGGAGATTCATGGTGTAAAATCATAGGAGCATTTCCAAGTCTCACATAATAACCATCATCCATCAAGCGAATACAAAAGTCATTCTCCTCGCCCTGGTGAACCAACAATTCCCGGTAACCGCCCAATTTCAAAAACAACTCTCGCCGCACCGCATGCGCGGTTCCAATATAGGTTGAAACCGCCCACACGCCTTCTTCATCGGGCGCCTTTTGCTGCACCATATTCTGCTTGTGTGGCTCAATATACGGGATCGCCACCGCACCGATCTCCTCATGACCTGCAAAATCAGCCAACGTATGCATTACTACGTCCGAATTGGAAAACTCTGCATCATCATCGATCGAAAAAATCACATCCCCCTCAGCCAGTGCCGCCCCCCGGTTCCGCTGCGCGATCAATCCCAAGGATATTTCCGACCTTTCCAGCCGGACGGAAGGAAACTCGCGGCACACCATCTCACTCGTCCCGTCTGTAGAACCGTCGTCAATCACTATGATTTCCAATGGCTCCGACTGCCTCAAGGCGGACGCCAAGGCATTCCTCAGTTCTTCCTTGCGGTTTTTCGTCGTGATGACAAGTGTGGCGGTCACAGTCATTTTATCCGCATCAAAATCGGCTGAATCTCGAATTCCATTCACGGACAGGCTCGGCATCCAGCCGAAAGACCGTCAATTGAACCTTTCCCAGAGCGCTGGCCACCTTGTATTTCACCCTCTCCAGGCCCTCAGGACGGTAAATGGAAAGATCCACCTTAGTCAACCTCCCCTTCAGATTGCGGCGGATGAACTTGATCACCTTCGCCACATGAGGGTCGGAACTGTCGTCAAAGACAACCAATCCACCCGGCGAAAGAAGGCGAACCGCAAAATAAGCATCCACAAACACATCCTCGAACAAATGAGAACCGTCAATGTAGATAAAATCGAATTTTTCCCCGGCATGGAACAAATCGGCAAGCACAACAGAAGAATAATCTTTACGAAAGTCCAGATACTCCAGCAACCCTTCCCGCTTCATGTTTTCGATGCCCGCATTGTCCCAGACCGATTTTTGATAGGGATCAATCGCGACATGCTGCCTTTCGGGCATACGCCTCTGTTTCCTGTGAATGCCCGCGAACAACAGCGCTGACCCGCCAAAAGCAAAACCAACTTCCAAGGTTCTCAACTGCGGAGAGGACTCCAGCAACATTTGCAGCGTGGCTAAATTTTTCACGGTTGACAAAGAGGCGAGTCCCTCGAATTCACGGCCGGATTCTCCCTGCGTTCTCCGACTGGAGATCAAATGGCTCAAAGTGGGAATAAATTGAAATTCTGTCTTCATGATATGATTGCTAACTTGATCTAAATTTAGTGAAGCATTTTTCATCCCTTCCGATGCCCGATTACCCTCGCCGGCACTCCGGCCACAATGGACCATGCTTCCACATCCTTCGTCACCACAGCGCCCGCCCCCACCGCCGCCCCTTCGCCGATCGTCACCCCTTTCAAAACCCTGACGCCCGCCCCCAACCAAACCCCACGCTCCAGGATGACTGGCTCGCAACGCATCGGCTGTTTCGAAACGGGGATATCCCTGTTCGTCCCGTGATCGGCGTCTGTGATGTAGCAATGCGGGCCGATCATGCAGCCTTCCCCGATTTCAATCTTCTCGTGCGCGTCCAGCATCGTGTAACGATTGAGGTAAGCGCCTCGAATGTAGATTTTCCCTGTCGATGAGGGACCGCTGCACAAGAGCACCACGCCATCATCCAGACTCGTCCCTTTCTCCAGAAAAATGTCGCCCCACTGGCGGGGAATCGACACCTCCCGCAGCCACACATACCCCGTCATCCGCACGCCCAAGGCACGAAACCAAACATTGCGCCAGCGCGAAGCCAGTCCTTGGCCTAAGCGCACGATGATTCCCAAAAAACTCATGACAGCAACGCCTTGACGGGAAATCCCAGCAGGTATTTCCATCTCCCCAGCCGAACGTGCCAAAAAAACGTTTGGCGATACAAATGCCAAGCCTCAGAAATAAGCCTAGCATGGAGGTACTCAAGAGAGGCAGACCTGACTTGCCTCGTCAAAATCCGGCTCCTCTCCTTCGCACGCATGCTTCCGCCCGGATAGACGCCCGTCTGTTCATGCGTCAAGTTCCGGTTGATTCCAGACAGCCCGTTGATGACATCTTTTGTGATGTTCCCGCCATGATTCCGATAACCAAAGGAGCAACGGCGGACAATCTGAATAAATCCTGGCGATACTCCGAGCCTCATCGCTAAATCCGCATCCTCTCCATTGAAAAAATCGTTGGGAAATCCCCCCGAGCCTTGGAATACATTACGCCGGATGACAAACGAAGAAACTCCATGCCAACGCCATTCATCACCAGATTCATAATAATCCCTGAAATTCAGAACCTCCAATTGTTCGGATTCTACACGAGCCAACTGATCGGCATGATCAAACCGGAACGGCTTTCCAGCGATAAAGCTCGGCAATCCATTCTCTTTTATCACCGAATGATATGTGGCTAGTGTCCAAGGAAACCAAAGATCATCACTATCGAGAAATGCCAGATACTCTCCTTTGGCATGCTTGGCACCCAAATTCCGTGCCGGCCCCGGCCCCGCGTTTGCCTGTCGCAACGCCGTCAACCGCTCTCCCTGAGAAAGCAGATACTCCCATGTGCCGTCCGAAGAGCCGTCGTCCACCACAATCACCTCGTAGTCCGTGAAGGTCTGCCACCACACAGAATCCAGCGCTTCCTTGAGCAACTCCAATCGGTTGTAGGAGGGAATGATAACGGAAAACAACATACTCGTTTTACACTCCAATGGTTTCCCTGTCAGATGCGAAAGCCCCTTGATTGCGCTGACGGGCGGCGCTTCTGGCCTGGGCGGTCTGATAGTCGAGGCGCAATTCCTCGGGGAAGGCCGAGCAAAGCGCTTTGGTGGCGCCGGTACCCGAGGCATCCACGATCACCGCACGATACGGTTTTGCGGTTTGTGCCGCAAGGCTGGCGAGAGTGTCGCGTAGCAATTCGGGTCGGCCCATGGTGGCGATGACCACGGTGTAAGCTGGTTTCAACGGGTCCATCGTGCGATACATTCGGCAAATCGGAAGCCGCAGAGGGCAAGGGCGAGACGGTAGCACGGGGGAGCGGCCGGGCCTCGCGGGAGGAAGCGGCGGAGCCGGCGGCGCTCTCCGGCGTAGGAGGCGGCTTTGGACAGATCGGACTTGGCCCATGTTCGCGCCATTCCAAAACAGGCCTGGCCAGCGGCATCCCGATGAGCAGGCGAAAGCCGGTCGTGGACGGTCAGCCAAGCGAGTGCAGCGTCGATCAATTTGGTTTTTTCCCGGATGACGAGAAGCGGATCCTTGCGGCAGACGGTTTCTTCCGACCAGATGCGGTAAACCGCACCGGGCGTGGGGCAGAAGCGGAAACGCAGGGCAGTCTGGAGGGCGCGCAGGTAGAGCTCGTGTTCCTGACAACAGGGCTGTCCGTCTTTCCAGCCACCGATGCGTAACAGTGCTTCGCGCCGCCAGAGCGCACTGCCGGTCTGGGGGAGCTGCCAGGTGAACCATTGGGTGAAGATGTCGGTTCCCGTGTCGATACAGGTGGGCTCGCGATTAGCCGGGCGTCCGTTGCACCAAGTTTCTACGAGGACAGGGCTGTAGAGCACATCGGCGGAGGCAAGGTCGTCGGTCTCGGAGAACTGCCAGGTGATCTTTTGGGATTCGAGATAATCGTCAGCGTCGAGAAACTGCACCCATTCACCGGTAGCGGCGGCGAGGCCCGCGTTGCGGGCGGCGTTGCCGTTGTGCCAAACGCCTTGGAGGAAGCGCACGCGGTCGCCGAAAGTCCGGATTTTGGCGACACTGTCGTCAGACGAGGCGTCGTCCACCACGATGACCTCGGTTTCCGGCCACGTCTGGGCCAGCGCGCTTTCGATGGCATGGGACACCCAGCGTCCGGCGTTGTGACTGGGGATGATGATGGAGATTCTCATCCGGTCCCGGTTTCGAGTTGAAGCGAAAATTGTCTCGCCAAATCCTCCCCAATCCGGCGGCCAATGAGATAGAATGCCAGTCGTTTTTTCCAAGGATTTATACGATGACGAACGGACAGACTGGCGTCATGCCCGACAATGTAGGCAACGTATCGCTCTTTCGGCACGGTAAAGTTCAAGTTTCTGGACGAAAGCAGGGCTTTGATCTCGTTGTGCCCATGGTGGATATAAGGCACCTTGTTCCACTCGTTCCAGTCCCGTCCACGTGGCAAAGGGAAATCTGCGGTGGAGAGCGCGGCGGTGGAGCCACAGAGCGCGGCCAAGTGGTTGCGGGGAAGATGATCGCGGGATTTCCGGCATGGCATTCGATAGCGCTTACGGTGTCGGCGCGCAGCAAATCGTCGGCATCCAGCATCATTATATACTTGGGAGACGTGGGGGCGGCCATCATAGCTGGCGAATGCGATCTTCCAACTTTTGTCGATATGAAGACCTCGTGGATGGGAAGGGGACCAATCGACTAGATGGAAGGTGATCCGGGAATCGTTGTTCCCGTCCAGAAATTCGGGACGGGCGTGGCCCGCGATCACAGCAATCCAAGCCGGGTTGGTCTGGGCGAGCAGCGAGTCGAGCGTCTGGGGCAGGAGGGCACAGGCTGTTCTCCACTTGGCTTCGTCATCCCGAGGTCGGAGGGGAATCATGCGCTTCCGCTTGTGATCCTTGAGGGCAATAATATAAAGGGTGAATCCCGCCGTTGCGGTCACGTCTGGATGCGAGCCGGGGGTGTCCGTCACGAGCCCAGCGCAGGAGTTTGTCGATCACAGGCATGATGCACGCGAATATTATGCAGCGTTTATCGTGGTTAAAAACCAAGGGATGCCGTCGATGGTGAAGCCTTCCCTCGCCCAGCTATGGAAATGCATGCTGGTGAAATCAGTGCGGTTTTTGCGGAACCGTTCGGGGTTGGAGGAATAGGAGGAGTGCAGGGGACGCCAGCCCTGCCAGTGCGCAACGCAGGCCAAGGGAAGCTGGTCGGATCCGGGACGAAGGCCGGCCGTCGAGCGGAGGTGTTCCAGCGTGGGGATGAGTTCTTCAAAAAGTCCGGGCCAGTTTTCAGGTGGCCGTGTCGCGATCAAACCGGCATTAAATTGGGTGTGGAGTTTCGGGAAGGCTGCCATCAGCGCGGGCTTGGATGCGTAGCCCTCGCCGATTTCAAGATTGTAAAGCAAGGTATCCGCATCGGCGGATACGATGTCCAAAAGTTCATTGGGCTTGCGGAAAAAAAGAACATCGGAATCGAGCAGGATTAGGCATGGCAATGAACGCAGGAGATAGGGGTCGAAGAGCTTGCGACCATAGGCACCGCTGCGCCGATACCGGTGACAGGCAGGGAACTCCTTCAGGACATCTGACATGAGAACATCGGATTCCGCTCTCGGGATAATTTTCACTCCCCGGAAATGCCCACCGAAGAGGGCGAGTTGTTCTGGCGTCCACTCGTTGTCGGCATGAACAACCAATGAAAAGACGTTGCCTGCGAAGTAAAAAAAAGAGGCCAACCCCCAGATCGCGTGTTGAATGTCCCTGCTATGCATCACGCAGTGGACCTCGATCCCGGCCTTCCTCGAATCGAGTTCGACAGGAGGGAGAAACGCTACGTCCTGTAGAAGCGCGGCCATGCCTTGGCGTGCCAGTCGGTGAAAGGGGGAGCTTGATGGAGAGCACCGCTGCCTTGCCCTGACGATGAGCCGCCACCATAGGTCAGCCAGATAAAAGCCACGCGTGACGCGAGCCCGGCGGAGAAGCCGCTTTGCACTGGAAGGTTGAAGGGTCATGAAGGTCCAAGAAGAAATTCCCGGCGCAACCTTGCCGTCAATGGCCGCAGGCCAAGCAGTTTTTTGAGCATGATTTTCTTGCTGCGCCAGCCTTTCAGGGAAAATCCGGAATCATTGTCACCGGTTCCGACCATATAGACCACAGGACGGAAGGGGATGGGAAGGAGGGGACGATTGGTTGCCTCCATACGGGCCTTGATGATGTGATGGCCCCACTTGAGCAGTTCAATGTTGTCCGGATTGTCATCCATATCTTGGGGTAGGTCGCCGGGACCGACATGTATGACGTGAGAGGTGCCGCAGCGCAGATGAAAGCAGTTTTCGGCATAAAACCAACGACTTCCGATATCGTGAACATAGCCGCGATTGACGATCCATCCGTAAGGAGAGAAATGAGATGCAACCCATCCGGCCAAGTGGCTGCTGATACGATCATCTGCGTCAACCCGCATGATCGGGCAGGGCGCGAACTGACGGGCTTCGACCAGACCCCGATGGATTTTCCGGTATTTGTCCCCAATACGCTTGAGGCGAACCCCGTCAGGGATGGGGAAGGATTCCTCGATTACGGTCAACCGGGGGTGGACAAGCAGATTTTCGGGACGCCGGTTGCAGACGAGGATGGCGTGAAACGCAGGGTGGCTTTGGTTGAGGATGGAGCCGATACATCCTGTTGCCAGACGCGAGACCAGCGGCCAGTTGCGGGAAACCTCGGGGCTTTGCAGGGGTACGACAAAGACCAGCTTGCGAAAGGTGTCTGGAGGCGACATGTGGTCTCAGCGACTAGAACGTTGCAGGCTTTTGAAAAAAAGCGTCCAATGGATTTTCTCGCAAAGTGAGTATCCTTTGGGCTCAAGGTATTGTCTGATTTCTTGTTCGGCTGCGAAATCCAGTGCTTCGATGGAAAGGAAGGCGGGCCTGTAAGTTTCCAGAGAAACAGACTTGAGAACATGGATATCGTGTTTTTCACAGTCGATGTTCAGGTAGTCGATCGGCTGGTTGGCGAAAGGAGACCGGGCCAAAACCTGATCCAGGGTTTGGGTTCGCGCGCCAGTCGCAGAGGGATGCTCAAGAATCGAGATTGTTTCCGTGGTTCTTCCGGCATTTTGGGTTTTATAAAAAGCGGGTATATCACTGATGGCGGCGCAAACATTGCAGTCGCCGGGCCTCAGTTTGTTGAAGAGGTCTATTTTTTGAGGGTTTGTGTCTATGTTGACTCCGCGCCATCTCTTTTTGTAGAGAAGCAGCGTGTTGGACAAATGGATGGGGTGAAAAGCGCCCACATCGACGTATATGCCGTGGTCGATACCCATGTTTTGGGCCAAGCGCAGGGCTGCGAGATCTTCACCAAATTGAGAAAAAGAAAGGACGCAGAGGCGAAATTCCTCACGGTTCATGCCAACAGGAACTTTGTTCCTGAGCCGTTCCAGCAAGAGATTGGCAAGCGATGTGCATGCTTGGGCGATCAGAAATTTCAACATTCAGGTTTGTCGGGTTTGATGATACAGTTTCAGGATATCGATTGCGATTTTTCCCATGAAGCTCGGGCCAATCACTCCTCTTTGGCGACGGGAAGGTCGAGTGTGAGCAATGCGTTCAGCTTTGTCTCAAGCGTTTCATTCAGGTTTGTGAAACGCTGGACCGAAGGATGCGGTTCGCCGAGGTCGATGGGAGAAGCGGGACCGACTGCCGCCGCAGAGTCCGCATCTCCAGCCGTGCATCGCACTTTTCGACGGTGCGGGTGCGGTGGGCGATCACGATCATGGTGATCTTGCCCTGCAGGTTGTCGATGGCGCGCATCACTTCTGCCTCGGTGGCGTTGTCGAGGGCGCTGGTGGCCTCGTCGAGGATGAGCAAGTCGGGCTGGTGATAGAGCGCGCGGGCGAGGCCGATGCGCTGGCGCTGACCGCCGGAGAGTCTCACGCCGCGTTCGCCGACGAGGGTCTGCCAGCCCACCGGCGTCTCTTTCTCGATAAAGTCGAGAATCTGCGCGGCACCGGCAGCACGTCGGAGCGCGTTTGCGTCGATCTCCTTTTCAGGCACCCCGAAGGCGACATTGGCGGCAATGGTATCATCAATAAGGAAGATGTCCTGCGGCACATAGCCGATCCCGCCGCGCCAGGCCCGGCGGTTTCCGGGACCGAGCGGGGTGTCGTCGATGAGGATGCGCCCGGAGGATGGGACATGGAGCCCGAGCAGGAGATCGACGAGGGTGGATTTGCCGCAGCCGGTCTGACCGACGATGCCGAGCGAGGTGTTTTTGGGGATGACGAGGTTCAGATTTTGGATGACCGGACGAGCCGTTCCGGGATAGCAGAAGCCGAGGTTTTCCACGATAATGGCGCGCTCCCACGTCAGGCGTGGTGGCTGAGGGAAAAAGCCATCGGAGGAGCCGCGGTCCAGTGCCTCGTCTTTTTCGGCCACGAGAAATTCGTCATAAACCTCGTCGAGGGCGTGCAGGGTGGTGCCGATCTGGGTGAATTGGCCATAGAGGAGCTGGACGGCGGGTAGCAGACGATAGCCAGCCAGCGCTATGACGCCGAGATTGGGGAGGATGGCGGAGATGTTTTGTCCTCGGGCGGCGCAGATCAGGACCGCGAGCACTAGGCCACCGAAGGCGAGCGGTTCGATGAGATGGCGTGGCACGTTCGCATAAATGGGCTGCCAAGGCGTGTATTTGGCAAGTTGGCCGGAGTGGATGGCGAATTTGCCAATGAAGGGTTCCTCGGCACGGTGGACCTTGATGGGCTTGATGCCGCCCAGAAGCTGCTGGGCGTGGAGGTAAGTGCCGCGGTTAGCGATCTTGAGTTGTTCGCTGACGAGGCGGCGGCGACCGGACAGGAGGCGGAAGATGCCGAGGTAGTAGAGCGTAAGTCCGCCGGCCGCACCCAACGCGATCCAAGGGTGGACGAGAAAGAGGGTGGCGACGAGGAGCAGGATGATCGTAAGTCGTGCCATGCTGTCGAGCAGGGGAAGGAAAATGTCGTTCACGAAACTGCGGACATCGTCCACCACTTTTTTGACCAGCACGCCGGAGTGTTGTTGGAGAAAGTCTCCATAGGGCCGGGCGACGATCCGGCGGAGCAGGCGAAGCCGCAGCCAGTGGGCAAACTGCTGGGCGTAGCGGTTGCGAGAGTATTCTCCCAGAATATTAAATAGAGTCGCTAATAGCAGCATGAGCACGGCAAAGAGACCGGCATACAAAAGGAGTCGGGCATCGTCCATGGGAGGAAGCCAGGACAGGAGTTCACCGCCCACACGGGAATTCCGCAACCGCTGGGGATCCGCTGCC
This genomic stretch from Termitidicoccus mucosus harbors:
- a CDS encoding glycosyltransferase family A protein, which translates into the protein MVIATMGRPELLRDTLASLAAQTAKPYRAVIVDASGTGATKALCSAFPEELRLDYQTAQARSAARQRNQGAFASDRETIGV
- a CDS encoding glycosyltransferase family 2 protein; its protein translation is MRISIIIPSHNAGRWVSHAIESALAQTWPETEVIVVDDASSDDSVAKIRTFGDRVRFLQGVWHNGNAARNAGLAAATGEWVQFLDADDYLESQKITWQFSETDDLASADVLYSPVLVETWCNGRPANREPTCIDTGTDIFTQWFTWQLPQTGSALWRREALLRIGGWKDGQPCCQEHELYLRALQTALRFRFCPTPGAVYRIWSEETVCRKDPLLVIREKTKLIDAALAWLTVHDRLSPAHRDAAGQACFGMARTWAKSDLSKAASYAGERRRLRRFLPRGPAAPPCYRLALALCGFRFAECIARWTR
- a CDS encoding glycosyltransferase family 2 protein — encoded protein: MSPPDTFRKLVFVVPLQSPEVSRNWPLVSRLATGCIGSILNQSHPAFHAILVCNRRPENLLVHPRLTVIEESFPIPDGVRLKRIGDKYRKIHRGLVEARQFAPCPIMRVDADDRISSHLAGWVASHFSPYGWIVNRGYVHDIGSRWFYAENCFHLRCGTSHVIHVGPGDLPQDMDDNPDNIELLKWGHHIIKARMEATNRPLLPIPFRPVVYMVGTGDNDSGFSLKGWRSKKIMLKKLLGLRPLTARLRREFLLGPS
- a CDS encoding FkbM family methyltransferase; the encoded protein is MLKFLIAQACTSLANLLLERLRNKVPVGMNREEFRLCVLSFSQFGEDLAALRLAQNMGIDHGIYVDVGAFHPIHLSNTLLLYKKRWRGVNIDTNPQKIDLFNKLRPGDCNVCAAISDIPAFYKTQNAGRTTETISILEHPSATGARTQTLDQVLARSPFANQPIDYLNIDCEKHDIHVLKSVSLETYRPAFLSIEALDFAAEQEIRQYLEPKGYSLCEKIHWTLFFKSLQRSSR
- a CDS encoding ABC transporter ATP-binding protein, with the translated sequence MDDARLLLYAGLFAVLMLLLATLFNILGEYSRNRYAQQFAHWLRLRLLRRIVARPYGDFLQQHSGVLVKKVVDDVRSFVNDIFLPLLDSMARLTIILLLVATLFLVHPWIALGAAGGLTLYYLGIFRLLSGRRRLVSEQLKIANRGTYLHAQQLLGGIKPIKVHRAEEPFIGKFAIHSGQLAKYTPWQPIYANVPRHLIEPLAFGGLVLAVLICAARGQNISAILPNLGVIALAGYRLLPAVQLLYGQFTQIGTTLHALDEVYDEFLVAEKDEALDRGSSDGFFPQPPRLTWERAIIVENLGFCYPGTARPVIQNLNLVIPKNTSLGIVGQTGCGKSTLVDLLLGLHVPSSGRILIDDTPLGPGNRRAWRGGIGYVPQDIFLIDDTIAANVAFGVPEKEIDANALRRAAGAAQILDFIEKETPVGWQTLVGERGVRLSGGQRQRIGLARALYHQPDLLILDEATSALDNATEAEVMRAIDNLQGKITMIVIAHRTRTVEKCDARLEMRTLRRQSVPLLPSTSANRILRSSVSQT